The following coding sequences lie in one Halorarum halophilum genomic window:
- a CDS encoding aminotransferase class III-fold pyridoxal phosphate-dependent enzyme — protein MDRGTAEPDTDALPGPNAEAWVEFHGEHAAPSEYSHEFVWDVTAEADGPFVTDVDGNVLLDFTCHIGAAPLGYNNEKVLDPLAEFDLVEPMKIAGQDMYFGAGPTPEESAVPGSSHLMEKLTEVSDHYGLDTVFLSNSGAEAIENAMKVAHDNRPAAKYGYTFDGSFHGRTLGALSLTRSKDVYTRHYPEIAGIRTVPFCSDRTCDPEACDCGFFAGGTSQLRGALAPEGGHVDPEEVAFIVLEPIQGVGGYRFPSESFAAEVGAVSDEYDIPLVVDEIQSGIGRTGKLWASDHYDIEPDVISAAKALRVGATISREELFPAEKNRLGSTFGGGDLLASAMGALTLEAIEEYDLLENATTRGRQAKELLRDDAPDGVVDVRGKGLMLAVEFDTADRRDVVVEAALRRGLLTLGCGRKTIRLLPPLDSTEREIELGVGIFCEAIGDVETTPKAV, from the coding sequence ATGGATAGGGGGACAGCGGAACCCGACACGGACGCCCTCCCCGGCCCGAACGCCGAGGCGTGGGTCGAGTTCCACGGGGAACACGCCGCGCCGAGCGAGTACTCCCACGAGTTCGTCTGGGACGTGACCGCCGAGGCGGACGGCCCGTTCGTCACCGACGTCGACGGCAACGTCCTGCTGGATTTCACCTGCCACATCGGCGCGGCGCCGCTCGGCTACAACAACGAGAAGGTCCTCGACCCGCTGGCCGAGTTCGACCTCGTCGAGCCGATGAAGATCGCCGGCCAGGACATGTACTTCGGCGCCGGCCCGACGCCCGAGGAGTCGGCCGTCCCCGGGTCGAGCCACCTGATGGAGAAGCTGACTGAGGTGTCCGACCACTACGGGCTGGACACCGTCTTCCTCTCGAACTCCGGCGCCGAGGCGATCGAGAACGCGATGAAGGTCGCCCACGACAACCGGCCGGCCGCGAAGTACGGCTACACCTTCGACGGCTCGTTCCACGGTCGGACGCTCGGCGCGCTGTCGCTTACGCGCTCGAAGGACGTCTACACCCGCCACTACCCGGAGATCGCGGGGATCAGGACCGTCCCGTTCTGCTCGGACCGGACCTGCGACCCCGAGGCCTGCGACTGCGGGTTCTTCGCCGGCGGGACCTCTCAGCTCCGGGGCGCGCTCGCGCCCGAGGGCGGCCACGTCGACCCCGAGGAGGTGGCGTTCATCGTCCTCGAACCGATCCAGGGCGTCGGCGGCTACCGCTTCCCGAGCGAGTCGTTCGCGGCCGAGGTTGGCGCGGTCAGCGACGAGTACGACATCCCGCTCGTCGTCGACGAGATCCAGTCCGGCATCGGTCGCACCGGGAAGCTGTGGGCCTCGGACCACTACGACATCGAGCCGGACGTCATCTCGGCGGCGAAGGCACTGCGCGTCGGCGCGACCATCTCGCGGGAGGAGCTGTTCCCGGCCGAGAAGAACCGCCTCGGCTCCACGTTCGGCGGCGGCGACCTGCTCGCGTCGGCGATGGGCGCGCTCACCCTGGAGGCGATCGAGGAGTACGACCTGCTCGAGAACGCCACCACGCGCGGTCGGCAGGCGAAGGAGCTGCTCCGCGACGACGCCCCGGACGGCGTCGTCGACGTGCGCGGCAAGGGCCTGATGCTCGCCGTCGAGTTCGACACGGCCGACCGCAGGGACGTAGTCGTCGAGGCGGCGCTGCGGCGCGGCCTGCTGACCCTCGGCTGCGGGCGGAAGACCATCCGGCTGCTCCCGCCCCTCGACTCGACCGAACGGGAGATCGAACTCGGCGTCGGCATCTTCTGCGAGGCGATCGGGGACGTCGAAACCACGCCGAAAGCGGTCTAA
- a CDS encoding BCCT family transporter has protein sequence MSDGGEPRTGGDRGAVEQFREELDPIVFVFGAGLTVGLILLYFLAPELVVEWISVANDAMLTYLNWALLLIVFLVVLFLLFLIVGPWGNITLGDDPPEYSFFSFFAMLYSAGFAAGVVFWGPTEALFYYDNPSPLFDVQAGTSEAMVIAVQQTIFHWALPQLAVFTIMGIAIGYFTYNYENVPLRVSSALTPLIGRDNLDGPVAKVVDIVAVFATIGGVATSLGFIGSQFISGLNYQWGIDLGTTGIILVVTTMTLLFTVSMVLGVNRGIRRLSNFNMVMFVILMTATFVVGPTVFLVLLGTQAFGGMITDFVSMSLFTGAGVEGGTGWANAWTVFYWAWALSWSPFAGLFIARISKGRTVREVAFTGIGATSAATIPWFTFVGGTAVFYQHTGVADFSAVLADGGPGAEASGFILFEAFPFGTVFMLAFMLLVTTFFITSADSSTLAVSMMTTGGKARPSSINRVFWGVVLGMFAAILMTLGGTSALQSAAIITGGPFAFVCLFALLGLVREFSSEYGRVLLRENAWIFGSRPDTSPGGTEPPEPTETTDDD, from the coding sequence ATGAGCGACGGCGGCGAGCCGCGCACCGGTGGGGACCGGGGTGCGGTGGAGCAGTTCCGCGAGGAGCTCGATCCCATCGTCTTCGTCTTCGGCGCGGGGCTGACGGTCGGGCTCATCCTGCTGTACTTCCTCGCGCCCGAACTCGTGGTGGAGTGGATCAGCGTCGCCAACGACGCGATGCTCACGTACCTCAACTGGGCGCTGCTGCTCATCGTCTTCCTCGTCGTGCTGTTCCTCCTGTTCCTCATCGTCGGCCCGTGGGGGAACATCACGCTCGGCGACGACCCGCCCGAGTACAGCTTCTTCTCCTTCTTCGCCATGCTGTACTCGGCCGGCTTCGCGGCCGGCGTCGTCTTCTGGGGACCGACTGAAGCGCTGTTCTACTACGACAACCCCTCGCCGCTGTTCGACGTCCAGGCAGGGACGAGCGAGGCGATGGTCATCGCCGTCCAGCAGACCATCTTCCACTGGGCGCTCCCCCAACTGGCCGTGTTCACCATCATGGGGATCGCCATCGGCTACTTCACCTACAACTACGAGAACGTCCCCCTCCGCGTCTCCTCGGCGCTCACGCCGCTCATCGGGCGGGACAACCTCGACGGCCCCGTCGCGAAGGTCGTCGACATCGTCGCCGTCTTCGCGACCATCGGCGGCGTGGCGACGTCGCTGGGGTTCATCGGGAGCCAGTTCATCAGCGGCCTGAACTACCAGTGGGGCATCGACCTGGGGACCACCGGCATCATCCTCGTCGTCACGACGATGACGTTGCTGTTCACCGTCTCGATGGTGCTCGGGGTGAACCGGGGCATCCGCCGGCTCTCGAACTTCAACATGGTCATGTTCGTGATCCTCATGACGGCGACGTTCGTCGTGGGGCCGACCGTCTTCCTCGTCCTGCTGGGGACGCAGGCGTTCGGCGGCATGATCACCGACTTCGTCTCGATGAGCCTGTTCACCGGTGCGGGCGTCGAGGGCGGGACGGGCTGGGCGAACGCGTGGACCGTCTTCTACTGGGCGTGGGCGCTCTCGTGGTCGCCGTTCGCGGGCCTGTTCATCGCCCGCATCTCGAAGGGCCGGACCGTCCGCGAGGTCGCGTTCACCGGCATCGGCGCCACGTCGGCGGCGACGATCCCGTGGTTCACGTTCGTCGGCGGGACGGCCGTCTTCTACCAGCACACCGGCGTCGCCGACTTCAGCGCGGTGTTGGCCGACGGCGGTCCCGGTGCGGAGGCGTCCGGGTTCATCCTCTTCGAGGCGTTCCCGTTCGGGACGGTGTTCATGCTGGCGTTCATGCTGCTGGTGACGACGTTCTTCATCACCTCCGCGGACTCCTCGACGCTCGCGGTGTCGATGATGACGACCGGCGGCAAGGCGCGCCCCTCGAGCATCAACCGGGTGTTCTGGGGCGTCGTGCTGGGGATGTTCGCCGCCATCCTCATGACGCTCGGCGGCACCTCGGCGCTCCAGTCGGCCGCCATCATCACCGGTGGCCCGTTCGCGTTCGTCTGCCTGTTCGCCCTGCTCGGGCTCGTCAGGGAGTTCAGCTCCGAGTACGGCAGGGTGCTGCTCCGGGAGAACGCCTGGATCTTCGGCTCGCGGCCGGATACCTCCCCGGGCGGGACGGAGCCCCCCGAGCCGACCGAGACGACCGACGACGACTGA
- the ilvA gene encoding threonine ammonia-lyase, whose translation MSEEPSVGGDAGSDHTDREPGDGVGITDGAGDSADASERDVDRTAEDVVSLADVRAARDRLADVVHRTPLDTSRTLARLSGAASVGLKLENTQRTGSFKIRGAYNRMAELSADERAEGVIAASAGNHAQGVALAGRLLDVDATIVVPEVTPAAKIEATRGYGAEVVVEGDIYERSYERALELAEETGRTFVHPFDDEAVIAGQGTVGLELAEQYPDLDAVLVPIGGGGLISGVATAMATLPDDVRVVGVQPEGALHAKPSLAEGRIHELSDVDTVAEGIADTRLLGATFAVVRERVDEVVGVTDRELGVAVTLLAERAKTVAESAGAAGVAALLSDELDVGGEHVGVVVSGGNVNLTEHAELARTGLGELGRYAEARLAVDGWPTAVADVVETVESEGAELDALERARRGADDEPNRVPVTVGIEGSGREHLDGVLAALDELDDVEVTGAGGRVGSGGS comes from the coding sequence ATGAGCGAGGAACCGTCCGTCGGCGGGGACGCCGGAAGTGACCATACCGACCGGGAACCCGGGGACGGCGTGGGCATCACGGACGGGGCCGGAGACAGCGCGGACGCCTCGGAGCGGGACGTCGACCGGACGGCCGAGGACGTCGTCTCCCTCGCCGACGTCCGGGCGGCCCGCGACCGCCTCGCGGACGTCGTCCACCGGACGCCGCTGGACACCTCGCGGACCCTCGCCCGGCTGAGCGGCGCCGCGTCCGTCGGGCTGAAGCTGGAGAACACGCAGCGGACGGGGTCGTTCAAGATCCGCGGCGCGTACAACCGGATGGCGGAGCTGTCGGCCGACGAGCGGGCCGAGGGCGTGATCGCGGCGAGCGCCGGCAACCACGCTCAGGGCGTCGCGCTCGCCGGTCGTCTGCTCGACGTCGACGCCACGATCGTCGTCCCGGAGGTGACGCCCGCGGCGAAGATCGAGGCGACCCGCGGCTACGGCGCCGAGGTCGTCGTCGAGGGCGACATCTACGAGCGGTCCTACGAGCGTGCGCTCGAACTCGCTGAGGAGACGGGCCGGACGTTCGTCCACCCGTTCGACGACGAGGCGGTGATCGCCGGCCAGGGGACCGTCGGGCTCGAACTCGCCGAACAGTACCCCGACCTCGACGCGGTGCTCGTCCCCATCGGCGGCGGCGGGCTCATCTCGGGGGTGGCGACGGCGATGGCGACGCTCCCGGACGACGTCCGCGTCGTCGGCGTCCAGCCCGAGGGAGCGCTCCACGCGAAACCGTCGCTGGCGGAGGGCCGCATCCACGAGCTGTCGGACGTCGACACCGTCGCCGAGGGCATCGCCGACACGCGACTGCTCGGGGCGACGTTCGCGGTCGTCCGCGAGCGCGTCGACGAGGTGGTCGGCGTCACCGACCGGGAGCTGGGGGTCGCGGTGACGCTGCTGGCCGAGCGAGCCAAGACCGTCGCCGAAAGCGCCGGCGCCGCCGGGGTCGCGGCGCTGCTGTCCGACGAACTCGACGTGGGAGGCGAGCACGTCGGGGTCGTCGTCTCCGGCGGGAACGTGAACCTCACCGAGCACGCCGAACTCGCCCGGACCGGGCTCGGGGAACTCGGTCGGTACGCGGAGGCCCGGCTGGCGGTCGACGGCTGGCCGACCGCCGTCGCCGACGTGGTCGAGACGGTCGAATCCGAGGGCGCCGAACTCGACGCGCTCGAACGCGCCCGCCGTGGTGCCGACGACGAGCCGAACCGCGTGCCCGTGACAGTCGGCATCGAGGGGAGCGGCCGCGAGCACCTCGACGGCGTGCTCGCGGCGCTCGACGAACTGGACGACGTCGAGGTCACGGGCGCCGGCGGTCGCGTCGGTTCCGGCGGTTCGTAG
- a CDS encoding amidohydrolase yields MTARLRDRLTPLRRDLHRHPEPAWREFYTTHRLVEELRAIDPDGIAVGHEAYDPADRMAVPDDEEFGPWVERARERGADADLLDRMAGGNTGAVAWLDRGEGPTVGLRVDIDGLFIEESTDDEHHPVAEGFRSEIEGTMHACGHDAHMTWGLAVLEAIRDSDFSGTFRVFFQPAEEESGGGNPMAESGFAEDLDYLLAVHVGLDHPTGRVVAGIEKPLAMAHFDVTFEGTSAHAGKAPNEGDNAMQALGTAITNVYGIPRHADGMTRVNVGTAEAGTASNVVAERARVAAEARGETTELMETMKREFRRRVRAAAEMHGCEVDVDVVSESPRADSDPELVDLVADVARDVRGVEEVVPTADFGASEDATFLMRRVQENGGLASYLIVGTDHPTSHHTPTFDVDERSLEIGVDVLTDAVLELSERGP; encoded by the coding sequence ATGACGGCACGACTCCGCGACCGACTCACCCCGCTGCGCCGCGACCTGCACCGCCACCCGGAACCGGCGTGGCGCGAGTTCTACACGACCCACCGGCTCGTCGAGGAGCTCCGCGCGATCGACCCCGACGGGATCGCCGTCGGGCATGAAGCGTACGATCCGGCGGACCGGATGGCGGTCCCCGACGACGAGGAGTTCGGCCCGTGGGTGGAGCGGGCGCGCGAGCGCGGCGCCGACGCCGACCTCCTCGACCGGATGGCGGGCGGCAACACCGGCGCCGTCGCGTGGCTCGACCGCGGCGAGGGGCCAACGGTCGGGCTCCGCGTCGACATCGACGGCCTGTTCATCGAGGAGTCGACGGACGACGAACACCACCCCGTCGCCGAGGGGTTCCGCTCGGAGATCGAGGGCACGATGCACGCCTGCGGCCACGACGCGCACATGACGTGGGGGCTCGCCGTCCTCGAGGCGATCCGCGACAGCGACTTCTCGGGCACGTTCCGCGTGTTCTTCCAACCGGCGGAGGAGGAGAGCGGCGGCGGCAACCCGATGGCCGAGAGCGGGTTCGCCGAGGACCTCGACTACCTCCTCGCGGTCCACGTCGGCCTCGACCACCCGACGGGGCGGGTCGTCGCTGGCATCGAGAAGCCGCTGGCGATGGCCCACTTCGACGTGACCTTCGAGGGGACCTCCGCCCACGCCGGGAAGGCGCCCAACGAGGGTGACAACGCGATGCAGGCGCTCGGCACCGCCATCACGAACGTCTACGGCATTCCGCGTCACGCGGACGGGATGACCCGCGTCAACGTCGGGACGGCCGAGGCCGGCACCGCGAGCAACGTCGTCGCGGAACGGGCCCGCGTGGCGGCGGAGGCGCGCGGCGAGACGACCGAGCTCATGGAGACGATGAAGCGGGAGTTCCGCCGACGGGTCCGGGCTGCGGCCGAGATGCACGGCTGCGAGGTGGACGTCGACGTCGTCAGCGAGTCGCCGCGCGCCGACAGCGACCCGGAACTGGTCGACCTCGTCGCCGACGTCGCCCGCGACGTTCGGGGCGTCGAGGAGGTCGTTCCCACGGCCGACTTCGGCGCGAGCGAGGACGCCACGTTCCTGATGCGTCGAGTCCAGGAGAACGGCGGACTGGCGTCGTACCTGATCGTGGGCACGGACCACCCGACGAGCCACCACACGCCGACGTTCGACGTCGACGAGCGCAGCCTCGAGATCGGCGTCGACGTGCTCACCGACGCCGTCCTAGAACTCTCCGAACGGGGGCCATGA